Proteins from a genomic interval of Mustela lutreola isolate mMusLut2 chromosome 4, mMusLut2.pri, whole genome shotgun sequence:
- the MCU gene encoding calcium uniporter protein, mitochondrial isoform X2: protein MCVHQRLSSWQNLGAVYCSTVVPSDDVTVVYQNGLPVISVRLPSRRERCQFTLKPISDSVGVFLRQLQEEDRGIDRVAIYSPDGVRVAASTGIDLLLLDDFKLVINDLTYHVRPPKRDLLSHENAATLNDVKTLVQQLYTTLCIEQHQLNKERELIERLEDLKEQLAPLEKVRIEISRKAEKRTTLVLWGGLAYMATQFGILARLTWWEYSWDIMEPVTYFITYGSAMAMYAYFVMTRQEYVYPEARDRQYLLFFHKGAKKSRFDLEKYNQLKDAIAQAEMDLKRLRDPLQVHLPLRQIGEKD from the exons ATGTGACAGTGGTGTATCAAAATGGGTTACCTGTGATATCTGTGAGGCTACCATCCCGGCGTGAACGCTGCCAGTTCACACTCAAACCTATCTCAGACTCGGTTGGTGTGTTTTTACGACAACTGCAAGAAGAGGATCGGGGAATTGACAGAGTTGCAATCTATTCACCAG ATGGCGTTCGAGTTGCTGCCTCAACAGGGATAGACCTCCTACTCCTTGATGACTTTAAGCTGGTCATTAATGACTTAACATATCATGTACGACCACCAAAGAGAG ACCTCTTAAGCCACGAAAATGCAGCAACACTGAATGATGTAAAGACACTCGTCCAGCAGCTGTACACTACTCTGTGCATCGAGCAGCACCAGTTAAACAAGGAAAGGGAGCTTATTGAAAGATTAGAGGATCTCAAAGAGCAACTGGCTCCCCTGGAAAAG GTACGAATTGAGATTAGCAGAAAAGCTGAGAAGAGGACCACTTTGGTGCTATGGGGTGGACTTGCCTACATGGCCACACAGTTTGGCATTTTGGCCCGGCTTACCTGGTGGGAATATTCCTGGGACATCATGGAGCCAGTCACCTACTTTATCACTTACGGAAGTGCCATGGCAATGTATGCATATTTTGTAATGACACGCCAG GAATATGTTTATCCAGAAGCCAGAGACAGACAATActtattatttttccataaagGAGCCAAAAAGTCACGTTTTGACCTAGAGAAATATAATCAACTCAAGGATGCAATTGCTCAG gCAGAAATGGACCTTAAGAGACTGAGAGACCCATTACAAGTACATCTGCCCCTTCGACAAATTGGTGAAAAAGATTGA